GCGCCGATTCTCAGGACGATGGGCGTTAAAACCTTCATCTGCGAGCCGGTTGTTATCGGTGATACCGTCTTCGGCGCCATTGCCCTGGGCGACAGGCGCATCAGGCCGGAGGCGGCGCGCATCGCCCGCACGATCCGGATCATCGCCGATTACCTGTCCCGGGAGCTGTCGCGGCGTCAGATTGAGGATACGCTCAGGGAATCTGAAGAGCTGACCGTGAACCTCATGGCGAGCGTTAATGAGGGGATCGTTATCTTTAACCGCGACTTCCGTGTACTTCTCTGGAACAGGTTCATGGAAGAGCTGTCAGGCATCCCGGCGGAAAATGTCATCGGCAGGACGCCCCCTGATCTTTCCCCCTATATCAAGAACAGGGCCATGCTCGATGATATGAGGCGGGCCCTGGCCGGCGAGTCATTCAGGTCCGGGGACCTTGAATTTGAATTCGCCCGTTCCGGGCGCAAGGGATGGATGATCGGACAGTTCACGCCCCTCAGGAATTCGCAGCAGGAAGTTATCGGCATCATCGTTTCGATCCGCGACATTACCCGGCGCAGGATGGCCGAATTGAGCCTGGGGCGCACGCAGGAAGATCTAAGGGAAACGCTGGACGCCACCACGGACGGCATCTGGACATGGAATGCTAAAGGCAATGAGTATTATTTCAGTCCGCGATTCTATACCATGCTCGGCTATAAGCCTGAGGACTTCCCCGCGACCTTCCCCTCTTTCAAGACCCTGATACATCCCGATGACCTTGAACGATCCATCGCGGTCATCAAGAGGTTCTCGCGCACTGAACAGCCGGACATATATGAAAATGAGTTCCGCCTGAAGACCAGGGACGGCTCATACCGGTGGATCTATTCGCGGGCCCGGGTCGTCGAGCGCGATCAGGAAGGACGGGCCCTGCGGCTGATCGGCAACCACGAGGATATCACGGACCGTAAAATAGCGGAAGAGCGCCTGAGGGGACAGCTTGCCGTAAACATGGCGCTCTCCGGCCTCTCGGGATCCATTATCTCGCAATCATACACCATAACGGACATCGCGATCATCGTCCTCGAATACGCCAAATTGCTGACCGATAGCGACGACGGATATGTTTCTGAAATATCCAAGGATACCGGCGATAATATCATCCTTTCGACTACAATTAAACTGCCCGACGACCATGCGATGAAAGCGAAGAAGGACCATGGCGGCCAGTCCAACGGCGGCGACAGGCATTATGGAGGGCTCTGGGGCCACTCGCTGAACACGCGCCAGGCCTTTTTTACGAACAGTCCTTCGGATCATCCATCCTGGGCGGTCCCGCCCGCGGGCCATCCTTCCATCAAGCGCTTCCTGTCGGTCCCGGTCCTTTTTTACAGCGAGCTGGTCGGGCAGATAGCCCTGGCCAACGCCGCCCGTGATTATAACGATAACGACATCATAACGGTGCGCCGCCTCGGGTCCCTGTTCGCCATGGCCATAAACCGCATTCGCAACGAGAACAGGCTGATGCAGTCCCTCCATGAGAAGGAGGTGCTCATCAAGGAGCTCCACCACAGGGTCAAGAACAACATGCAGGTCATATCCAGCCTCCTGGGCCTGCAATCGCGGAAGGTGGATGATGAAAAATACCGCAAGTATTTCGAGGAGAGCCAGAACCGCATCCATGCCATGGCCATGGTCCATGAAAAGCTGTACCGGGCGGACGACATGGCGCGCGTCAATTTCGCGGAATACATCAACGAGCTGGCGCGGCACCTCTTCTATTCATACAACATCAACCGCCAGACGGTGCGCCTGACGATTGATGTGCGGGATATTTTCCTGGGCATCGACATGGCCGTTCCCTGCGCCATGATCATCAACGAGCTTGTGACAAACGCGATCAAGCACGCGTTCCCCGGCGGCCGAAGCGGTGAGCTGTCTGTGGCGCTGGTCAATACCGAAGACGGGAAATACCACCTGACCGTCAGCGATAACGGAGTGGGGCTGCCGGAGGGAGTGGATATCAACGCGATGAATACCCTGGGCCTCCAGATCGTCCATTCCCTGACCAAGCAGGTCAGGGGGGTCCTCACGCTGGACGGCACGCGCGGCACCAGGATCGACATTATATTTTGACGCCGGGCGCGTCCCGGACGGCAGGAGCGGATGAAAAAGCCGAAGATACTCATCATTGAGGATGATCCCGTCACCGTGATGTACCTGCAGGAGATGCTCGAGTTCCGCAAGTACCGGGTCGTCGGCTCGGCGCCGGACGGGCCGGGGGCCATTGCCCTGGCGCACAGCGAGCAGCCGGACCTCATCCTGATGGACGTGATCCTGGAGGGGGCCATGGACGGGATCGATGCCGCCATGGAGATACAGTCCCGCCTGGACATCCCCGTGGTGTACCTGACTGCGAGCACCGACGAGAAGAACCTCAGGCGCGCCCAGGAGACCGATCCCTACGGGTATCTCATCAAGCCGCTCAAGGATTACGATCTTTATTCCGCCATCGAGACGGCCCTCACGCGGCACCGCCTGGAGGGGAAGATCAAGGAGAGCGAGGCCTTCGTGTCGAGCCTCATGAATTCTGTGCCGGTCCCGGTCATCGTCGTGGACCTTGACCAGACGATCCGGTATGTCAACCGGGCCTTCGAGTCCCTGACGGGATTCGAATCGGCCGAGGTGGTCGGATCCGCGCCGCCCTATCCCTGGCGGCATGAGAGGGTCGCCGGGGCTGATACTGCCGGCGAGGCCGGTCCCCTGCGGGACAACGAGGAGAATCACCGGAAGAAGAACGGGGAGAAGATCACGGTGGTCGTCTCGTCGGTGCCGGTGCACCGCGGCGACGAGCTGCTGTACCATCTCGTCAGCTGGGAGGACGTGACCCTGCGCCGGAAGCTGGAGGAGCAGATCCTGGACATCAGCGAGCGGGAGCGGATCAGCATCGGCCGGGACCTCCATGACGGCATCGGCCAGGAGATCACCGCCGTGGGGTATCTCCTCGGCGTGCTGGTGAAAAAGATCAAGCTGGGACGGCTCCCCGGCGACGAGGAAACGAACGCGGTCGTAAAGCAGCTCGACCACGTGAAGACCCACGTGCGGCTCATGGCGAAGGGACTGTCGCCGGTGATCGTGGAGCGGAACGGCATCGCCATCGCCATCGGCGAATTGTGCCGGAGCGCCGAGGGGATTTACAGCATCCGCTGCGAGGCGGACTGCGACGACATCGTCATCCGGGACGCATCGAAGGCGACCCATATCTATTATATCGTGCAGGAGTCGCTGAACAACGCCGTCAAGCACGGCAAGTCGAAGAATATCAAGGTCATGCTGAAGCGCCGGGGCGCCGGCATTTTTTTTTCCATCGTGGACGATGGGATCGGCCTTCCGGACGAGACCGCCCGGAAGGAGGGCCTGGGGCTCACCTTCATGAAGTACCGCGCAGATATCATCGGGGGCGTTCTTAACGTGAACAGGAGAAAACCGTCCGGGACGATCATTACCTGCGTCATTAACAGGATCGATTGAAAAACCTCGATATGGATGGGCCGGTCGATATATATTAGAGTTGTTGCAAAACGAACTATTTTAAAGGGGTCTAAGGGGCGTAGCCCCTTAAAAGCCCCCCGCAGGGGGTCCCCTGCGAGCGCGAGACGCAGTTTCGCAACAAGTCTATTCATTATAACAGAACGGGACAAAGGGGGGACATGTAGATAAGATCAAGGTATTCATAGTCGATGACCATGAGATCGTGCGATTGGGGCTGGTGCAGTACCTGAACAGCCATGACCAGCTTCTTGTATGCGGCCAGGCCGGGGACGCCAACTCCGCCATCGCGGCCATCAATGAATGCATGCCCGATATCGCCGTGGTCGACATCAGCCTCGAGGGCGTCAGCGGCATAGACCTGATCAAGGCCATCAAGAGCCGCTACCGCCAGGTGGCGGTCATGGCGCTGTCGATGCACGCCGAAAAGGAGGTCGTGAGACGGGCCCTTCAGGCCGGCGCAGGCGGGTACGTGCTCAAGAGCGAGCCGGTGGACCAGGTGGTGGAAGCGATTGAAAAGATCATAGCCGGCAAAAGCTATATTAGCGAATCCCTCCGGGAATCCCTCATGGACATCGTATCGATGAAGGAAGAGGGGCCGGAAGAGCTGTTGACCCAGCTGACGGACCGGGAGCTGGATATCTTCAAGCTTATCGGCGAGGGACTCGACAGAAGGGAGATAGCCCAGAGAATGGGAATCAGCACCTCAACCATCGGAACATACCGGGACCGGATTAAAAACAAGCTCAACATGAAAAGCTCCGGGGAGTTGATACGCTTCGCGGTCAAGTGGACTTCAAAGGGTGAGGATGAAAATCTGACAAAAAAGTAATATATGTATAAAATAGACAAATTTTAATAATCACATCCATAGAACTGCATTTCTAAAACAGCATAATCCTTACATATTGTTATCCGAATGTAAGGGAATGCCCTGCAAGAAGAATCATCATTTTAACTACAATTATATCATTACAATGATTATTGTGCATTTGGCCAAAAGCCGGTACATTTCAACCATAAAGAAACCGGGTGTCAGAGTAACGGTTCCCTTTTTCCTTAAGTGATCCGGTTTGATGAAGAGAAAACGTCGTAACGGGCAGATTCGTGATATTCGGGTAAATGTTCCAGGATATCCATTAATCAATAGCAAGTTCAAGTATGATGGGAGGCATCGATATGAAATGGTTCAATAATTTAAAAGTCGGGAAGAAGGTATTCCTGTCCAGCTTTATATTCCTGGTGATTATTTTCATCATATCCATTATGAGCATCATATCACTGAGAATGTTCAACAATAATTTTATCGGATTTTACAACGATCGTTTCATGCCGGTGACGCAGCTCAATACTATTCTGCAGGATTTTTTACACATACGGGTAAATATGGGGATTTCTCAGACGGCCGCCGAAGACAACGACTGGAATCTTGTCAGAAGCAAAGTTGAGGAAACAAAAAAATATGGCGAGGACTATCAGAATCTCTGGAAGAAGTATATGAGCACCTCCATGGATTCCGAAGAGAAAGCTCTCGCAGCAGATTTTGAAAAGATCGTTGAGCCGATTCGGGCCGCCCGGGCCGAATACCAGAAGGCCCTCGATGCGCGGGATTTGAAAAGAAGCAAGGCTTATCTCGATAAATGGATGGAGGGATATACCGCTCTTGAAGCCCATACCGTGAAAATGATCAAGTACCAGGAGAACTATGGCAAACAGATGATGAATGACCAAAACGGCTCTTATAACACCCAGCTCGTTGTCAGCATTATTGTTCTTGCCATCGCGATCGGCCTGGGCATCGTCGTTACGATGCTACTTTCCCGCGCCGTGTCCGTGCCGGTCGCCAAGGGCCTCGGGTTTGCGCAGCAGCTCGCCGACGGCGATCTCACCACGAGGATCGACCTCGACCAGGAAGATGAGCTGGGCCGCCTCGCCAAGGCGTTGAACAGCGCCGCCGACAGTCTCGAAAATCTCATATCCAATGTCATCGTTTCCTCGCAGAACCTGTCCCAGGCGGTGGAGCAGATCGCCAGCGGCAACCAGAACCTGTCGCAACGCACCAGCGAGCAGGCTTCGAGCCTCGAGGAAATAGCCTCCACGATCGAAGAGGCCACGGCCACCATCAACCAGAACGCGGATAACGCCGGAAGGGCCCGGGATCTCACGGAGACGGGTTCGGTCAAGTCCGTTGAAGGTAACAAGATAGCCGTCGAGGCGGTGTCATCCATCACGGATATGAATGAATCGAGCAAGAAGGTCGCCGATATCATAGCGGTGATCAACGAGATCGCCTTCCAGACGAACCTCCTGGCGCTGAACGCGGCAGTCGAGGCCGCCCGGGCAGGAGAGCAGGGCCGCGGCTTCGCGGTGGTCGCCGGCGAGGTGCGGAACCTGGCCCAGCGGTCCGGCAACGCCGCCAAGGAGATCGAAACCCTCATCAAGGACACGGTCAGCAAGGTTGACAAGAGCACCGAGCTGGTGAACAAGACGGGGAGCGCCCTGAACGAGATCGCCGAGGCGGCCAAGACGTCGGTCCAGATCATCACCGAGATCGCTGCCGCGAGCATGGAGCAGAAGCAGGGGATCAACCAGATCAACAACGCCATTACCGAGATGGATACCATGACCCAGCAGAACGCGTCCCTGGTGGAAGAAACCGCGTCCGCCAGCGAAGAGATGGCGAACCAGGCAGCGGAGCTCCTGGACATGGTGCAGCGCTTCAAGATCAGCGATGAGATAAAGAACGGCGCCTACAGCCAGAAGCACCGTGAGCTGCACCTGAAGGCCGCGGCCAAGACTCCCGGGGCGGAGCCAAAAAAAGAAAAGAAAGACGGCAACGGCCGGATGAAATCGACTGAACCGAAAATCGCAAAAAAAGCCGAAGGCGGTTCAATGAACGATATCCTCAAGCAGGAGGGATTCGAAGAGTTCTGATACTTTATTACCTCGTCTCTCACTAACCGCATATCCCACATACTTAAGGGAG
The sequence above is drawn from the Spirochaetota bacterium genome and encodes:
- a CDS encoding response regulator transcription factor, translating into MRLGLVQYLNSHDQLLVCGQAGDANSAIAAINECMPDIAVVDISLEGVSGIDLIKAIKSRYRQVAVMALSMHAEKEVVRRALQAGAGGYVLKSEPVDQVVEAIEKIIAGKSYISESLRESLMDIVSMKEEGPEELLTQLTDRELDIFKLIGEGLDRREIAQRMGISTSTIGTYRDRIKNKLNMKSSGELIRFAVKWTSKGEDENLTKK
- a CDS encoding PAS domain S-box protein, producing MAKPSYETLQKKAARLEKELNRVRLSQRRNEVDQRDLVENVNSIILRLDTKGKIIFINDYALKFFGYSADEITGQSVIGTIVPENESTGRDLAGMMEDICAHPERYTSNENENMKKDGTVVWVSWSNRALTDQSGAVTEIICVGNDITRLKKAEEAARESEEKYRALYDSSINIMYIHDLSGNFIDANEAGLKLIGYTREELKTLTFMDILPPDQAQKAFEKTAEIIAAGHSIETVEYRLRAKNGEEKYLEVSASPLYHHGEPYGILGIAHDTTSTKMAAAAIRESEEKFSTAFSKSPLLTAINTIEDNRFIDVNDRFLEVTGFQRDEVIGKTIAEINLSPNIEEQQAIAAEVLETGSVRDKKLRIRTKSGDLRWGLFTGEIISLGQKKYLLTMMNDVTERNMAEEELKKNEAVLRSMLEAVPVGVGLLVDRKFSKVNPSLCSITGFSDSEMIGKDTRMLYPDDDEYARVGRELYGQMEREGLGMQEARLRRKDGSLIDVLLCLSPFDPNDMSVGVAATVLDITERKFAQTENESISRISRLFLLNEKMSDIFDGITSILGNQFGFPAIGIARYDATADEVEYLGSVGIPWDRDGRPRFPASETLTGRVIKTGQAFVSMDVSDQRENLAPILRTMGVKTFICEPVVIGDTVFGAIALGDRRIRPEAARIARTIRIIADYLSRELSRRQIEDTLRESEELTVNLMASVNEGIVIFNRDFRVLLWNRFMEELSGIPAENVIGRTPPDLSPYIKNRAMLDDMRRALAGESFRSGDLEFEFARSGRKGWMIGQFTPLRNSQQEVIGIIVSIRDITRRRMAELSLGRTQEDLRETLDATTDGIWTWNAKGNEYYFSPRFYTMLGYKPEDFPATFPSFKTLIHPDDLERSIAVIKRFSRTEQPDIYENEFRLKTRDGSYRWIYSRARVVERDQEGRALRLIGNHEDITDRKIAEERLRGQLAVNMALSGLSGSIISQSYTITDIAIIVLEYAKLLTDSDDGYVSEISKDTGDNIILSTTIKLPDDHAMKAKKDHGGQSNGGDRHYGGLWGHSLNTRQAFFTNSPSDHPSWAVPPAGHPSIKRFLSVPVLFYSELVGQIALANAARDYNDNDIITVRRLGSLFAMAINRIRNENRLMQSLHEKEVLIKELHHRVKNNMQVISSLLGLQSRKVDDEKYRKYFEESQNRIHAMAMVHEKLYRADDMARVNFAEYINELARHLFYSYNINRQTVRLTIDVRDIFLGIDMAVPCAMIINELVTNAIKHAFPGGRSGELSVALVNTEDGKYHLTVSDNGVGLPEGVDINAMNTLGLQIVHSLTKQVRGVLTLDGTRGTRIDIIF
- a CDS encoding response regulator; this encodes MKKPKILIIEDDPVTVMYLQEMLEFRKYRVVGSAPDGPGAIALAHSEQPDLILMDVILEGAMDGIDAAMEIQSRLDIPVVYLTASTDEKNLRRAQETDPYGYLIKPLKDYDLYSAIETALTRHRLEGKIKESEAFVSSLMNSVPVPVIVVDLDQTIRYVNRAFESLTGFESAEVVGSAPPYPWRHERVAGADTAGEAGPLRDNEENHRKKNGEKITVVVSSVPVHRGDELLYHLVSWEDVTLRRKLEEQILDISERERISIGRDLHDGIGQEITAVGYLLGVLVKKIKLGRLPGDEETNAVVKQLDHVKTHVRLMAKGLSPVIVERNGIAIAIGELCRSAEGIYSIRCEADCDDIVIRDASKATHIYYIVQESLNNAVKHGKSKNIKVMLKRRGAGIFFSIVDDGIGLPDETARKEGLGLTFMKYRADIIGGVLNVNRRKPSGTIITCVINRID
- a CDS encoding MCP four helix bundle domain-containing protein, coding for MKWFNNLKVGKKVFLSSFIFLVIIFIISIMSIISLRMFNNNFIGFYNDRFMPVTQLNTILQDFLHIRVNMGISQTAAEDNDWNLVRSKVEETKKYGEDYQNLWKKYMSTSMDSEEKALAADFEKIVEPIRAARAEYQKALDARDLKRSKAYLDKWMEGYTALEAHTVKMIKYQENYGKQMMNDQNGSYNTQLVVSIIVLAIAIGLGIVVTMLLSRAVSVPVAKGLGFAQQLADGDLTTRIDLDQEDELGRLAKALNSAADSLENLISNVIVSSQNLSQAVEQIASGNQNLSQRTSEQASSLEEIASTIEEATATINQNADNAGRARDLTETGSVKSVEGNKIAVEAVSSITDMNESSKKVADIIAVINEIAFQTNLLALNAAVEAARAGEQGRGFAVVAGEVRNLAQRSGNAAKEIETLIKDTVSKVDKSTELVNKTGSALNEIAEAAKTSVQIITEIAAASMEQKQGINQINNAITEMDTMTQQNASLVEETASASEEMANQAAELLDMVQRFKISDEIKNGAYSQKHRELHLKAAAKTPGAEPKKEKKDGNGRMKSTEPKIAKKAEGGSMNDILKQEGFEEF